Genomic window (Cystobacter fuscus DSM 2262):
TTCAGATCGACGCGAACCAGTCGGCTACCCCCATCACGCTGTACGAGGGACCCATCGAGAGCATGCTCGAGAATGATCTCGGCCTTCTCGATGCGCCATCGCGGCTCTACGGGCGCGTCTGGACTGGTGGTTCACAGGCCGTCATCCGCTACTACGAGGCCCAGCCGATGAATGGCGGCAACAAAATCCCCCTGTGTGCCGTCGCCCGTATGGGGCTGGGTCAGTTGCGCAAGCGGCCCGAGTCCCCGCCCGGAACCGCCGTCGTTGATTCCACGACCGCCGCGGTCTTCATCGTGGATTCATTCCGCTAGCCCTCACGCCGCCCGGCGCAGGGACTCCAGCAGGGTCTCCAGGTCCTCGTCCGTGGTGAGCGGGTTGATGAGCGTGGTGCGCAGCCACACCTTCCCTCCGAGCATCGTCTGCACGAGGTAGAAGTCCCCGCCGCGCACGAGCGACTCGCGCAGGCGCACCTGGAGCGCGTCCAATTCGCCCGGGGGTACTCCCTCCGGCGTGTGCCGGAAGCAGACGATGTTGCAGTCCGGGGATACGGCCAGCTCGAAGTCCCCGGCGGTCTCCAGGCGCTCGGCGAAGCGCCGCGCCAGATCGAAGCTCGCCGTGACGGCATCCGCGAAAATTCGCGTGCCCAGCACCTTCAGGCACGTGTACAGCTTGAGCGCCATCATCTCCTTGGTGCACTCGAGCGTGCGCATCGCCACGTCGTGCCACGAGCGCGTGTCCTGCCCCGTGAAGAGGTAGCTGGCCTCCTGCGCGAAGGCGTCGAAGGAGCGCTGGCCCTCGCGGAAGAGCACGGCGGTGATGAGCGCCGGCATCATCATCATCTTGTGCGCGTCCCACACCACCGAGTCCGCGCGCTCGATGCCCTTCACCCGGTGTCGATAGCGTGGACTGAGCGCCGTCGACGCCCCATGGGCTCCATCCACGTGGAACCACAGCCCGTGCTTCGCGCAGAAGTCCGCCACGGCCTCGAGCGGATCGAAGGCGCCCGTGGCCGTGGAGCCGGCGCTGGCCACCACGGCGATGGGATGGCGGCCGGCGCGTCGGGCCGTGGCGAGCGCGTCCTCCAGCGCCTCCGGGCGCAGGCGGTAGTGCGCGTCCACGGGAACGGGGGTGACGCCCCCGCTGCCCCAGCCCATCACCCGCGTGGCGCGCGCCAGGCAGTAGTGGGCCGTCTCGGGGACGAGCACCGTGAGCGGCGGTCCGGCCGTGGCGCCTCCATTCCACGCATCGAAGCCGGCCTTGGCCTGGCGCGCGGCGAGCAGCGCGGTGAGGTTGCCCGCCGAGCCCCCCGAGGTGAGCACGCCCCGCGCGCCCTTGGGCATGCCGAGCGTCCCCGCCATCCAGCCGAGCACGTTGTGCTCCATGGCCGTGACGATGGGCCCCATGTCGTACACGGCCATGCCGTTGTTGAGGAACGAGGAGACGAAGTCACACAGGGCGGCGAGGGGCAGGGGGGCCGAGACCTGATGGCCCACGTAGTGGGGATGGTGCAGGTGGTGCGAGCCCTCCACCACGCGGGCGAGCAGGGCGGGGACGTCCCCCGTGGGCTCCTCGGGGAAGTCCGCGGGGAAGTTCGCGATGTGGACCTCGGGCGGGGCCCAGGGCAGCACGGGGCCCTCGCGGCGCGTGGCGCGGGCGAGGTGGTCGGCGAGCTGATCCACGAGCTGGTGCCCGAGCTGGCGGAAGTGCTCGGCGTCGTAGGCGGTGGCGAGGGGCGGACGGGGAGGGGCCATGGGACCGGGTGCATGGCGCCAGTCGGCTCGGGCGTCAATCCTCTGGAACCCTGTCGCTCGGAGGGGCTCCCGCCAGCCGGGAGGCAGGCCCCGCGCGTGCGTCCTCCCGGATGGTTCGCCTGCCCAGGCGGCATACCTTCCTGAGGGGAGCACCATTTATCGATAGGGAGTCGCGCGATGCATCTTCTAGACGAGAAACTCATGGAGCGGGCCATCATCGGGGCGGATGGAAAGGTGATTGGCGAGGTGGCCGGCTTCTTCCTGGATGTAGACACCTGGCGGATCGACGCCCTCCAGGTGAAGTTGGACCGGGCCGTCGCCGAGGAGCTCCGCGCGCGTCACCCGCTCTTCCGCCCGGCGCTCATCGAGATTCCCACCCACCTCGTCCAGTCCGTGGGGGACACCATCGTCCTCTCCGTGGTGGTGGAGGGGCTGCGGCAGGTCCTGTCCCTGGGGGACGAGCACGCGTCCGTTCAGTAGCCAGGGAGTCGGCGCGGAGGGGGGACTCCCCTCCGGCCGGTCCCGACCCCACCTTGGCGGTTCGAGGTTGGGTCCAGGGAGGTGGAGCCATGAACGCGGATTGGTTGAATTCCCCCTTCGAGCGGCGCTCGATCCAGCACGCGATGAAGGTGTGGGACGAAGACGGGAAGCTCTTGGGGCGCGTGAAGGCGATTGGCCAGACGGTGGTGTTCGTCCATCAACGCGCCTCGAAGCAACTGTGGGCGGTGCCTCTGTCGCACATCCGGGGAGTGTCGGGGCGGGGGGTGACCGTGTCGGGCAAGGCGCGGGCGGCGCTGGAGCCCGCGGGAGACCGGTGGAGCACGGAGATCTCCACGGCCATCCACCCCCTGGCCGAGTCCTCGCAAGCTCCGGCTTGAGGCAGGAGGATGATGCGTCCCCAGGCGTTTCGTGCTTGAAGAAGTGACCATGTCCTCCATCGAAGAGCTGTCCCAGAAGGTGTCCGCGGCATTCGCGGACCGGGCGAAGTTGAAGGAGTCCGGGTACGCCGAGGCGGTGCGCGAGACGTTGGCGCTGCTGGACTCGGGGGCCCTGCGGGTCGCGGAGAAGGGCGCCGGGGGCTGGAAGGTGAATGCCTGGGTGAAGGAGGCCATCCTCCTCTTCTTCGGCATCTCCGACATGAAGGTGATGGAGGTGGGGCCCTTCGAGTTCTTCGACAAGATTCCGTTGAAGAAGGGGCTGGAGGCGGCGGGCGTGCGGGTGGTGCCGCCCGGCGTGGTGCGCTACGGGGCGCACGTGGAGCGCGGCGCGGTGGTGATGCCCGGCTACGTGAACATCGGCGCGCGCGTGGGCGCGGGGACGATGGTGGACACCTGGGCCACGGTGGGCAGCTGCGCGCAGGTGGGCCGGGACGTGCACCTGTCCGGTGGCGTGGGACTCGGGGGCGTGCTCGAGCCGCCCACCGCCTCGCCCGTCATCATCGAGGACGGCGCCTTCATCGGCAGCCGCTGCATCGTCGTGGAGGGCGTGGTGGTGGAAGAGGAGGCGGTGCTCGGAGCCAATGTGGTGCTCACCTCCTCCACGCCCATCATCGACGTCTCCGGCCCCGAGGAGAAGGTCTACAAGGGCCGCGTGCCGGCGCGCAGCGTGGTCATCCCCGGCATGAAGGAGAAGCAGTTCCCGGCGGGTCGCTACATGGTGCCCTGCGCGCTCATCATCGGGCAGCGCAAGGAGAGCACCGACAAGAAGACGAGCCTCAACTCGGCGCTGCGCGACTTCGCTGTCTCCGTCTAGGCGCCGCCGGTCCAGGGTTTCAGGGGGGTGGCGGGGCCACTCCGGGAAGGGTCGTGATGATCGTTGGCAAGACGCTGTCCTGGCACATCGTGCTCAAGTACACCGGCCGTCCGGTGGTGGTGCACGTGCTGATGGCCACCGCGGTGGTCATCGCGTACAGCAAGTTCAGCCTCACCTTCCTGGCGGTGCCGGCGCTGCCCGTGACCGTGCTCGCCGCGACCGTTGGCATCCTGCTCACCTTCCGCAACAACTCCGCCTATGACCGGTGGTGGGAGGCGCGCACGCTGTGGGGCTCGTTGGTGAACACGTCGCGCACGTTCGCCCGTCAGGTGCTCACCTTCCTACCCGGCTCCCTCTCCAACGAGGCGTCCACCATGTCCAGCATGCCGCGGGCCACCTCGCGCCTGCTGCGCACGGCGGTGGAGGCCTCTCCCCACGGCGGCACGCTCGGGGTGAGCGATGGCGCCGTGCGCGACCGCTTCGGCAAGGCGCGGGGCGCGTTCATCGCCCCCCACTCGCTCATGGACCACGCCTCCCTGGAGGTGCTCAAGGTCCCGGAGGAGGGACGCGTCGACACCCCGGTGCTCTTCGAGTCCATCACCACGGACGCGCGCGAGCTGGTGTACGCGCAGATCGGCTTCGTGAACGCGCTGCGCTGCCACCTGCGGCGCCAGGATCCCTTCCCCTCCCTCCAGCCCTTCTTCCACCCGTCCGTGCTGGAGGCGCTGCGCGAGGAGCAGAACGTGCCCACGGCCATCGTCGTGTGGATGTCGGCGCGGCTGCGCCGCGTGCTCAGCGAGGCCCCGGGCGTCGAGTCCATGCTCCGCTTGACCATCCTCAACAACTCGCTCACCGACCTGATGAACATCCTCGGGGCCTGCGAGCGCATCAAGAACACCCCCATTCCGCGCCAGTACGACGTGCTGCCCCACGCCATGGTGCGTGCCTACCTCGCCCTGCTGCCGCTCGGCGTGGTCGCCGAACTCGGCATCCTCACGCCCTTCGTGACCGCCATCATCGCCTTCCTCTTCATCGCCATGGATGCCGTGGGCCGCGACGTCGAGGCGCCTTTCGAGGATGGCTACAGCGACATCCCCATGACGGCGCTCGCCCGCACCATCGAGATCAACCTGCGGCAGATGCTCGGAGAGACGGAGCTGCCTCCCCCCTTGCAGCCCGAGAACGGGCTGCTCTACTGACGGCCCCCCCCGGGAGCCCCTTCTTCCATGAACGAACTCGCCACCCGCCTCGCGCAGTCCACCCTGGCCCTGTGCCGCATCCCCAGCCCCATTGGCGAGGAGCGGGCGCTCGCCGACCACGTGGAGCACTGGGCCCGCGCGCACCTGCCCGCGAGCGAGGTGTTCCGCCTGGGCCACTCGCTGGTGCTGGGCCACCTCCAGGACGAGCGGCCCACGGTGGCGCTGGTGGGCCACCTGGACACCGTGCCCGCGCACCCGGAGGACCGGCCGGCGCGCATCGAGGGCGAGCGGGTGTTCGGCCTGGGCGCCTCGGACATGAAGGGCGGGCTGGCGGTGATGATGGCGCTCGCCGAGGACCTGCCCCGCGAGCGGCTGCCGGTGAACCTGGTGTGGGTGCTCTACGAGCGCGAGGAGGGCCCCTACCTGGAGAGCGGACTGGGACCGCTGTTCGACGCGCGGCCGGAGCTCAAGCGGGTGAAGTTCGGCATCGCCATGGAGCCCACGGACGGGGTGGTGCAGGTGGGGTGTGTGGGCACGCTGCACGTGACGTTGCGCTTCAAGGGCCGCAGCGCGCACTCGGCGAGGCCGTGGCAGGGGGAGAACGCCATCCACAAGGCGGGGACGCTGCTCGCGCACCTGCTCACCCGGCCCCGGCGCGAGGTGGTGCAGGACGGCTTCACCTTCCACGAGGTGATGAGCATCACCAAGGCGGCGGGCGGGCGGGCGCGCAACGTGGTGCCGGAGTCCTTCGAGCTCAACCTCAACTACCGCTTCGCGCCGGGCAAGTCGGTGGCCCGGGCGCAGGAGGACGTGCGGGAGCTGGTGGGCGACGCGGCGGAGCTGGAGTTCATCGACCTGGCGCCGAGCGGCCGGGTGTGCGCGGACAACGTGCTCTTCCAGCGGTTGATGGCGCTCACGGGCCTGCCGGCGGCGTCGAAGCAGGCGTGGACGGACGTGGCGCGCTTCTCCGAGCTGGGCGTGGACGCGGTGAACTTCGGGCCGGGCGAGACGGCCCAGGCCCACCAGGCCAACGAGAGCGCCCCCATTCCCGCGCTGGCGCTGGCCTACGAGAAACTGGCGCTGTTCCTGAAGCAGGCGGGCTGAGATTTTCCCCGGCGGTTGTTGGGAGGCTGATGACTCCACATCCACTCTTCCAGGAATCCGCGTCCCTGCGGCGCACGGTGGTGATGATGGTGTTGATCGCCATCCTGCTCTTCAACTGGCAGCCGGATCCCCGGCTGCTCGGTGCTCCCCCGCTCCGGCGGGAGGAGGATCGGCCGCTGCCCGAGGACGCCAATGGCGTGGAGACCCACGCGGCGCGGCCCCTGCGCTCCGCCCATCTGGACGACGCGGGGCGGCAGTTGCCCGGAGGCCGTCAGGCCGCGAGGCGCCGTCCGGGCCGCCGGGGTTGAGCGCTCGAGCCCGGAAGGGGCTCAGCGCCAGAAGCCCACGGAGATGCCGAAGTCGGAATAGCGCCGGGACAGGTCGAAGGAGGCCGTCACCGCCCAGTCATCCAGGTAGCGGAAGAGGAACAGCTCGAAGCCCCCGGTGAGGTGCGGCCGGGGCGAGCGGCCCTCGAAGGGCGAGGGCTCGATGAACGCCCCCATCCGCAGGCGCAACCGTCCGAGGAACGGCTCGTACTCCACCCCCGCGCGCGGTTGTACCAGGGGGGACTCCCCCACGCGCTCGGCGGGGGTGAGCGCCGTGAAGGAGTGCACCGACACCGCGTTCTCCACCGGGGAGAGCAGGTCTGCCTGCACGCTGAAGAGCCACCGTCCCTCGACGGCTCGGCTGTCGGCCTCGGGGGGCACCTCCGCGAAGTAGTCGCCCTCCAGCATCTGCTGACGCGCGGCGGGCGAGAGCCGGTTGTACAGCTCGGCGCCCTCGCCCATGCGCCAGCTCGCGCCCAGGGATACCGTCGAGGGGGACACCACGGCCGAGTAGAGCTGCCGGCCCGCGATGAAGGACGCCTGCCCCTCCTGGCGCTTCCAGGGTCCGCGCAGCTCCGGCCGCACCGACAGGCCCAGCCGGTAGGGCCGTCCGAGGGGCCGGTAGAGCAGATCCAACGCGACGCCCGTGTTGCCGTAGAACCAGTCGCCCTCTCCCCGGTGATTGAAGACGGCCTGCGCGCTGTAGATGCCGAAGCCGAGGATGAAGTCGTCCCGGCCCAGCGCCACCGCGCCCGCCAGCGAGGCGTGGAGCTGTGACACGCGGATGAGATCATCCCGGTCGCACGCGGGCGTGTTGCAGTAGCCCACGCTGTAGTTGCGCAGCGAGAAGCCCAGGCCCACGTTGTGGTACTGCAACATGACGGCGCCGAAGAGCTGCAACGTCTCCGGGGCGTCGTCGGGCGCGCCGTCGTTGTCCAGATCCTTGCCGCGCGCCTCCGCCAGCGGCAGATCCATCCAGGACAGGGTGACGCCCACGTCCCATTCCTTGTCCAGGCGGGGGGAGCGGTGCGCGAGCGCCGCCAGGTTGCTCGCGAAGCCCACCACGCCCTCGGCGATGCCCACGTAGGCGCCGCCCATCCCCACCTCTCGCGAGGAGCCCATGAGCATCCCCGAGTTGAGGTACAGCCGCTCGGGCCGGGTGCTCACGGGCACGTCGTCCTGGGCCCACGCCCCCGACGCCGCCAGCACCACCCCCGCGAGGAGCAGTCTCACGCGCATCAGCTCGCGGACGCCACCTGGGCGAACAGGGTGTCCGCCTCGGCCGCCAGCTTCGTGTCGCGCCAGGTGAGTCCGCCCGCGTCGTGCGTCACCAGCGCCAGCGTCACCTTGCGCCACCGGATGTCGATGTCCGGGTGGTGGTCCGCCGCCTCGGCCGCCTTCGCCACCCGG
Coding sequences:
- a CDS encoding pyridoxal phosphate-dependent decarboxylase family protein, whose product is MAPPRPPLATAYDAEHFRQLGHQLVDQLADHLARATRREGPVLPWAPPEVHIANFPADFPEEPTGDVPALLARVVEGSHHLHHPHYVGHQVSAPLPLAALCDFVSSFLNNGMAVYDMGPIVTAMEHNVLGWMAGTLGMPKGARGVLTSGGSAGNLTALLAARQAKAGFDAWNGGATAGPPLTVLVPETAHYCLARATRVMGWGSGGVTPVPVDAHYRLRPEALEDALATARRAGRHPIAVVASAGSTATGAFDPLEAVADFCAKHGLWFHVDGAHGASTALSPRYRHRVKGIERADSVVWDAHKMMMMPALITAVLFREGQRSFDAFAQEASYLFTGQDTRSWHDVAMRTLECTKEMMALKLYTCLKVLGTRIFADAVTASFDLARRFAERLETAGDFELAVSPDCNIVCFRHTPEGVPPGELDALQVRLRESLVRGGDFYLVQTMLGGKVWLRTTLINPLTTDEDLETLLESLRRAA
- a CDS encoding PRC-barrel domain-containing protein codes for the protein MHLLDEKLMERAIIGADGKVIGEVAGFFLDVDTWRIDALQVKLDRAVAEELRARHPLFRPALIEIPTHLVQSVGDTIVLSVVVEGLRQVLSLGDEHASVQ
- a CDS encoding 2,3,4,5-tetrahydropyridine-2,6-dicarboxylate N-succinyltransferase — translated: MSSIEELSQKVSAAFADRAKLKESGYAEAVRETLALLDSGALRVAEKGAGGWKVNAWVKEAILLFFGISDMKVMEVGPFEFFDKIPLKKGLEAAGVRVVPPGVVRYGAHVERGAVVMPGYVNIGARVGAGTMVDTWATVGSCAQVGRDVHLSGGVGLGGVLEPPTASPVIIEDGAFIGSRCIVVEGVVVEEEAVLGANVVLTSSTPIIDVSGPEEKVYKGRVPARSVVIPGMKEKQFPAGRYMVPCALIIGQRKESTDKKTSLNSALRDFAVSV
- a CDS encoding bestrophin family protein, whose product is MIVGKTLSWHIVLKYTGRPVVVHVLMATAVVIAYSKFSLTFLAVPALPVTVLAATVGILLTFRNNSAYDRWWEARTLWGSLVNTSRTFARQVLTFLPGSLSNEASTMSSMPRATSRLLRTAVEASPHGGTLGVSDGAVRDRFGKARGAFIAPHSLMDHASLEVLKVPEEGRVDTPVLFESITTDARELVYAQIGFVNALRCHLRRQDPFPSLQPFFHPSVLEALREEQNVPTAIVVWMSARLRRVLSEAPGVESMLRLTILNNSLTDLMNILGACERIKNTPIPRQYDVLPHAMVRAYLALLPLGVVAELGILTPFVTAIIAFLFIAMDAVGRDVEAPFEDGYSDIPMTALARTIEINLRQMLGETELPPPLQPENGLLY
- the dapE gene encoding succinyl-diaminopimelate desuccinylase, which encodes MNELATRLAQSTLALCRIPSPIGEERALADHVEHWARAHLPASEVFRLGHSLVLGHLQDERPTVALVGHLDTVPAHPEDRPARIEGERVFGLGASDMKGGLAVMMALAEDLPRERLPVNLVWVLYEREEGPYLESGLGPLFDARPELKRVKFGIAMEPTDGVVQVGCVGTLHVTLRFKGRSAHSARPWQGENAIHKAGTLLAHLLTRPRREVVQDGFTFHEVMSITKAAGGRARNVVPESFELNLNYRFAPGKSVARAQEDVRELVGDAAELEFIDLAPSGRVCADNVLFQRLMALTGLPAASKQAWTDVARFSELGVDAVNFGPGETAQAHQANESAPIPALALAYEKLALFLKQAG
- a CDS encoding 4a-hydroxytetrahydrobiopterin dehydratase, coding for MAYDKTQLSTAELERFLAEHTGWKQEGGMLRRTYEAPSFLAGIEFVNRVAKAAEAADHHPDIDIRWRKVTLALVTHDAGGLTWRDTKLAAEADTLFAQVASAS